From a single Intestinibaculum porci genomic region:
- a CDS encoding TnsA endonuclease N-terminal domain-containing protein — MARKPSKATKISKGYGRGNGKDYSAWEHANEHPNGAGTRVQAVDWKTGRTVDLLSQGEYRVWLWLRFNDDVVDINEQYPLDKNETDYIASLLGVGYSKNPNYIMSTDFLVTYSDGHKEAISVKPNKKALENKRKFNNTCIEKVYWENHGIKFRMAYSDNIDRRITDNIRLVTRYYDPDSVIDNITAMKHLIATKRFAIELNQIIDYKALAESIINDEIMNKIEKEKQMNKRKKLVDDIFGK; from the coding sequence ATGGCACGAAAACCTAGTAAAGCAACGAAAATTTCTAAAGGTTATGGCCGCGGCAACGGTAAAGACTATTCAGCATGGGAACATGCAAATGAACACCCTAATGGTGCTGGCACAAGAGTTCAGGCGGTTGACTGGAAAACTGGAAGAACCGTTGATTTGCTTTCTCAGGGAGAATACAGGGTATGGTTATGGCTTCGCTTCAATGACGATGTGGTTGATATTAATGAGCAGTATCCATTAGATAAAAATGAAACAGACTATATCGCCTCACTGCTTGGAGTTGGCTATTCAAAAAATCCAAATTATATTATGTCAACGGATTTCCTTGTTACATATAGTGATGGACATAAGGAAGCAATCTCGGTAAAGCCTAATAAGAAAGCACTAGAGAACAAAAGAAAGTTTAATAATACCTGCATTGAAAAGGTCTACTGGGAAAATCATGGAATTAAGTTTCGTATGGCATACAGTGATAACATTGATCGAAGAATAACAGATAATATCAGACTTGTAACCAGATACTATGATCCTGATAGTGTTATCGATAATATAACCGCAATGAAGCATTTGATTGCAACAAAGCGGTTTGCCATTGAGCTTAATCAAATCATTGATTATAAAGCATTAGCAGAATCTATTATTAACGATGAAATTATGAATAAAATTGAGAAAGAAAAACAAATGAATAAGCGTAAAAAATTAGTTGATGATATTTTTGGAAAATGA
- a CDS encoding TniQ family protein, with amino-acid sequence MIMTFISPVEDETFYSFMSRLAEANGTNYQHLSKYLDVAGSYDLIKHETMTILNKIEFPLPADEILMKHTLFPLIAPLFNDITQTMWINGFERKRHKFPKMIPLIRNHYNGTNICPICLKEDLTTYNRPLFRRSHQAPGVTACWKHGVKLVAYGTEDMHVTRASDFELNFANFCHELLKTDLHCNFQDITFYLREIIETKFVNKKDCISLIEHTIPDGMLTGPAEKILNRVIFKSSTGTTAPLNILLFEFVLSTVSNIRNRFESEKCHLNVSKDYEVLKSYGLFSVVQHNCGERFLATEYGFNAGWQCPHCENARNDEEKFIEVAENVNPDYKICSEYLGPQKFIEVKHKCGLIHHIRAKYMLEERVCECEKGPTLSEMKSLVEQNDFKLLSAEKTTSRSTTVLKIKHTKCGHIFFKTMSNFQRSPYCSYCRSIGFSVAILDLTINNTDEYKKAVADLTGDDYTVLTGISTSGQENVKIRCNKCKKIIVMPARDFLVGRRCPCEKNPYGDEFPEFVLEASKNLYHVRSKEAKNSFDVFNSDGKVVLENVSKLLILSELRRPTQSKVLPLPDDVRKKVKDVPIGILPYIRNTIAENPSADYTAESLSNENYSIYDLNMKLSFLQRRGELYRVSEGVYHDVNDPDFDKKRIMPEKTFEIRDLLWILVKDRNDSYTISELSDLTGYSVSQIGTALVSLDHLKRIHRVAMGTYVTGAGKDFVTVPDQVLEYVKENLSEGEFTASDINIPDLTRQQITDALKKFPQKGLAKRIKTGVYMYTGKDRIREKTMEDTVMDVINKDIVRDYTLKDFEFLDKPKNQLSSILSRLVRKGYLYRVSKGVFHSTEDVKEE; translated from the coding sequence ATGATCATGACTTTTATATCACCTGTTGAAGATGAAACATTTTATTCATTTATGAGCAGATTAGCAGAAGCTAATGGAACAAATTATCAGCACCTGTCAAAGTATCTTGATGTAGCTGGAAGCTATGATCTGATAAAACATGAAACGATGACTATTTTGAATAAAATAGAATTCCCATTGCCAGCAGATGAGATTCTCATGAAGCATACATTATTTCCGTTAATTGCTCCATTATTTAATGACATAACACAAACAATGTGGATTAATGGATTTGAAAGAAAAAGACATAAGTTTCCTAAGATGATACCTTTGATTAGAAATCATTACAATGGCACAAACATTTGCCCTATTTGCCTAAAAGAAGATTTAACTACTTATAATAGGCCTTTATTTAGGAGAAGTCACCAGGCACCTGGTGTAACAGCATGCTGGAAACATGGTGTTAAACTGGTTGCTTATGGTACAGAAGATATGCATGTTACAAGAGCTTCAGATTTTGAACTAAACTTTGCAAATTTCTGCCATGAGTTGCTGAAAACAGATTTACATTGTAATTTTCAGGATATTACATTTTATCTTAGAGAAATAATTGAAACAAAATTTGTAAATAAAAAAGATTGTATCTCTTTGATTGAGCATACTATCCCTGATGGAATGCTGACAGGCCCTGCTGAAAAAATTCTTAATAGAGTAATCTTTAAAAGTAGTACCGGGACAACTGCTCCTTTAAATATTCTTTTGTTTGAATTTGTCTTATCTACGGTTTCAAATATACGAAATCGGTTTGAATCTGAAAAATGTCATTTAAATGTAAGCAAAGATTATGAAGTTTTAAAAAGTTATGGATTATTTTCAGTGGTTCAGCATAACTGTGGTGAACGATTCCTCGCAACTGAATATGGTTTTAATGCTGGCTGGCAATGTCCTCATTGTGAAAATGCGAGAAATGATGAAGAAAAGTTCATTGAGGTTGCTGAAAATGTTAATCCTGATTACAAGATTTGCTCTGAATATTTAGGACCGCAAAAGTTTATTGAAGTGAAACATAAGTGTGGATTAATACATCACATTCGCGCAAAATACATGCTGGAAGAACGTGTATGCGAATGTGAAAAGGGTCCAACTTTAAGTGAAATGAAAAGTCTTGTTGAACAGAACGATTTCAAACTGCTTTCCGCTGAAAAAACCACTAGTAGATCAACAACGGTATTGAAGATAAAACATACTAAGTGTGGACATATTTTCTTTAAAACAATGTCTAATTTTCAAAGAAGCCCATATTGTTCCTACTGCAGAAGCATTGGTTTCTCAGTTGCTATTCTTGATTTAACTATTAATAACACTGACGAATATAAAAAAGCAGTCGCTGATCTCACAGGAGATGATTATACTGTTCTGACAGGGATTAGCACTTCAGGTCAGGAAAATGTTAAAATCAGATGTAATAAGTGTAAAAAAATAATTGTTATGCCTGCTAGAGACTTCCTGGTTGGTCGCCGCTGTCCGTGTGAAAAGAACCCTTATGGAGATGAATTTCCTGAATTTGTCCTTGAAGCTTCAAAAAATCTATATCATGTTCGTTCAAAAGAAGCCAAAAACAGTTTTGATGTATTTAATAGTGATGGAAAAGTAGTACTGGAAAATGTAAGTAAACTGCTTATACTATCTGAGCTGCGTCGACCAACACAATCAAAAGTTTTACCGCTTCCTGATGATGTTAGAAAAAAGGTGAAAGATGTGCCAATAGGAATTCTTCCATATATTCGAAATACCATTGCAGAAAACCCGAGTGCTGACTATACTGCCGAAAGTCTATCAAATGAAAATTATTCTATATACGATCTTAATATGAAACTCTCTTTTCTACAGCGTCGTGGTGAGCTATACAGAGTTAGTGAAGGTGTTTATCATGATGTAAATGATCCTGATTTTGACAAAAAGAGAATAATGCCAGAAAAAACATTTGAAATACGAGATTTATTATGGATTCTTGTGAAAGATAGAAATGATTCTTACACAATTTCTGAGCTTTCTGATTTGACTGGATATTCTGTTTCACAAATTGGAACCGCGTTAGTAAGTCTTGATCATCTTAAACGCATTCACCGCGTGGCTATGGGTACGTATGTTACAGGGGCTGGTAAAGATTTTGTTACTGTTCCAGATCAGGTTCTTGAATATGTAAAAGAAAACTTAAGTGAAGGTGAATTCACTGCATCAGATATTAATATTCCTGATTTAACAAGGCAACAGATAACCGATGCCTTAAAAAAATTTCCACAGAAAGGATTGGCGAAGAGAATTAAAACAGGTGTTTATATGTATACCGGTAAGGATAGAATCCGTGAGAAAACAATGGAAGACACTGTTATGGACGTAATAAATAAAGACATTGTCCGTGATTATACGCTCAAGGATTTTGAGTTTCTGGATAAACCAAAGAATCAGTTGAGTTCAATTTTATCTCGGCTTGTACGAAAAGGATATCTTTATAGAGTAAGCAAAGGTGTTTTTCATAGTACTGAAGATGTCAAGGAGGAGTAG
- a CDS encoding ATP-binding protein, with protein MEERKYTTPEMQYAFQETSGYSIVSAEYIQCEGKAKGNPLIEALPPLLNEEGRKATFNHGVILPENLDEMSLQQKLDSLECLLDFRTELPMDSKFEYHFHKAIRESYLKRETMHSSQSNIKVHTGDGVIEQNQKLIPTNMSEPVEGISITGIGGSGKSTSVNAVLDLYPQTIIHNMGTVDQFVQIPYLIVNIHPDYNIGSVYEAIGEAIDRALRNLTPYYENEVFKAKKLGDKERLIKNYINVFHVGALILDEIQMLSLKTTKRGYSISNFLVLANETSVALVAIGTREAFLRLFDDPHNARRFAHNINSEVYVENKRAFEFILRRLWNYRYFTNPVNPSAKIIDAMYEETHGIINMLMILWAYIQTQYMLKPTEITADFIKKCSNRSMDLLKLSIDCYDYKKESISMKKAVNQMIAAISERGHAGNDVGEIVDVARTQAYVEEKILELYPEVSKKAIFNSFTRALKLSGGKFTSDSAAVRETLKAISEMQKIHMATSQNNVHSLIEEINSEEVIFK; from the coding sequence ATGGAAGAAAGAAAATATACGACACCTGAGATGCAGTATGCATTTCAAGAGACATCTGGTTATTCAATTGTTTCAGCAGAATATATTCAATGTGAAGGAAAAGCAAAAGGGAATCCTCTTATTGAGGCTCTTCCCCCGCTTCTTAATGAAGAAGGAAGAAAGGCTACCTTTAATCATGGTGTTATTCTTCCTGAAAATCTTGATGAAATGAGTTTGCAGCAGAAGCTTGATTCACTTGAATGCTTACTAGATTTTAGAACAGAGTTGCCAATGGATAGCAAGTTTGAATACCACTTCCATAAGGCTATTCGAGAAAGTTATCTTAAACGGGAAACTATGCACAGCAGCCAGTCTAACATAAAAGTGCATACAGGTGATGGTGTGATTGAACAAAATCAAAAGTTAATTCCAACAAATATGTCAGAACCCGTTGAAGGAATTTCAATAACAGGCATAGGAGGATCAGGAAAATCTACATCAGTTAATGCAGTGCTTGATCTTTATCCGCAGACAATTATTCATAATATGGGAACGGTTGATCAGTTTGTTCAGATACCTTATCTGATTGTTAACATTCATCCTGATTATAACATTGGAAGTGTGTATGAGGCTATTGGTGAAGCAATTGACCGTGCATTGAGGAATTTAACTCCTTATTATGAAAACGAGGTTTTTAAGGCAAAGAAACTAGGAGATAAAGAACGGCTGATTAAGAACTATATTAATGTATTTCATGTTGGAGCATTGATACTGGACGAAATTCAAATGTTAAGTTTAAAGACAACTAAGCGCGGTTATAGCATTAGCAATTTTCTGGTGTTAGCTAATGAAACATCGGTAGCTCTTGTGGCAATTGGAACCAGAGAAGCTTTTCTTAGACTTTTTGATGATCCTCATAATGCCAGACGTTTTGCCCATAATATAAATTCAGAAGTATATGTGGAAAATAAAAGGGCATTTGAGTTTATTCTAAGAAGACTTTGGAATTATCGCTATTTTACAAATCCCGTAAATCCATCTGCTAAAATCATTGATGCAATGTACGAAGAAACGCATGGAATAATAAATATGCTGATGATTTTATGGGCATACATTCAGACGCAGTATATGTTAAAGCCAACTGAAATCACAGCTGATTTTATAAAAAAATGTAGCAATCGGTCAATGGACTTATTGAAATTATCAATTGATTGCTATGATTATAAAAAAGAATCTATAAGCATGAAAAAGGCTGTTAACCAGATGATTGCTGCAATTTCCGAAAGAGGTCATGCAGGCAACGATGTGGGAGAAATTGTTGATGTGGCAAGAACACAGGCTTATGTTGAGGAAAAGATCCTTGAACTTTATCCCGAAGTTTCCAAAAAGGCTATATTTAATTCTTTTACAAGAGCATTAAAACTTTCTGGAGGAAAATTTACATCTGATAGCGCTGCAGTAAGAGAAACTTTGAAGGCTATTAGTGAAATGCAGAAGATTCATATGGCAACATCTCAAAATAACGTTCATTCGCTTATTGAAGAAATAAATAGTGAGGAAGTGATTTTTAAATGA